The DNA segment CGGCATGCAGGCCTTTATCCGTCGGAAGCGCGACCAGCTGGCCGCCATCGGCGAGGTGGGCATGGATTTCTGGGCGGTTCAGGAAGAGGGCCAGCGGGAGATTCAGCGCCGGATTTTTGAATCCTTTATTGATCTCTCTTTTGAGCTGGATCTGCCCTTAAATGTCCATTCCCGTTCAGCCGGCCGGCATGCGGTTGATTTATTAATAAGAAAAGGCGTCGAACGGGTGCAGCTCCATGCCTTTGACGGCAAATTCGGCGCCGCTCAGCCGGCGGTGGAAGCCGGATATTTTTTTTCAGTACCATCCTCCATTGAGCGTTCCCGCCAGAAGCAGAAGCTGGTCCGCCAGCTGCCGCTTTCCTGTCTTCTCCTTGAAACCGATAGCCCGGTGCTGGGCCCGGACCCCAAAGCCCGCAATGAACCCAAAAACGCAGTGATTGCCCTTAACATGATCGCACAAATTAAAGACGTAAGCCCTGAGGCGGCGGCCGAGGCGGTGTATGACAATTCCCGCCGGCTCTACGGTGACGTATTTTAAATGGATACCTTATATAGGCAATAATTTATGGCAGATATTGTTTCCAATCCGGAAGCGTATTTTGAGGGCCTGATTCCGGATCGGGATGCGCTTTTACGAGACCTGGAGGCCGAAGCCGCGGCTGAAGAGATCCCGATTGTCGGTCCGGTGGTGGGCGAGCTTTTGTTTGTGCTGGCCCGGGCGACCGGAGCGAAGCATATCCTGGAATTGGGCGCAGCCACCGGTTATTCGGCTATTTATCTGGGACGGGCGTGCGAGCCGGCCGGCGGCCGGGTGGTGACTTTTGAATATGATCCCGCCATGGCCGCGCGGGCCCGGGAAAATATTGATCAGGCCGGTCTCTCCCGAACCGTGTCGGTCCGCGACGGCAATGCGCTGACGCAGTTGGGGGAGCTCGACGGTCAGTCTGATTTCGTCTTCATGGATATCGAAAAAGAGGATTACCACAAGGCGTTAAAGGAGCTTGAGCCGTTGGTACGCCCCTCCGGACTGTTGGTGGCGGACAACACCGGGTTCAGGGATGCGGATGCCTTCAACCGGATGATGCACGCCAATCCCGCCTGGCGCAGCGTTCAGCTGTTTTCCTTCCTTCCCATGCATTCCGGCATTTATGACGGTCTGTGCCTGGCCGTCCGCATCTGATGGCTTCGTAAAACCAGTTTCCACTCCATAGAAAATTTAAATTTGATTTGCAAAACCGATTTGCAGAATTAATAATGGGTATAAGATCAAAAAGTCAGAAAGCTTGGGAAGAATCTAAGGTATCCAAACAAGGAGGTATTTGAATGCCAACAGAAGAGGCGGTCGGATGTGCACGGCCGACAGGCGGCCCGGTGGGTGAACCCGCTCAGGAAAAAGCACCTGCAGGACAGGAACCATTTTCGACACAGGAGGTTAAAAAGATGGTGGAAGTCGGCAAGAAGGCGCCGGATTTTGCAGCGCCCGCTTATTATCAGGGAAAGTTTGTTTCAGTGAATCTGTCCGAATATCTGGGCAAATGGGTGGTTTTGTGCTTCTACCCGGGCGACTTCACCTTTGTTTGAGCGACCGAGATTTCGGCAGTTGCCGAAAAATACAAAGAGTTCCAGAACCTGGACGTCGAAGTCCTGTCCATGAGCATTGACAGCGTGTTCGTCCATAAGATGTGGAATGACAATGAACTTTCCAAAATGGTGGACGGCGGTGTGCCTTTCCCGATGCTCTCTGATGCCGGCGGCCGCGTCGGCAAGGTCTTTGGGGTGTTTGACGAGGATGCCGGGGTCGAGGCCCGGGGCCGTTTCATCATCGACCCGGATGGGGTCATCCAGGGCTACGAGGTACTTACCCCGCCGGTGGGCAGAAACGTGGCCGAAAGCCTCCGCCAGATTCAGGCGTTCCAGCATGTCCGGAAAACCGAGGGCGCAGAGGCCACGCCGTCCGGATGGCGGCCCGGCAAGACGACCCTCAAGCCCGGCCCCGATTTGGTGGGCAGAGTGTGGGAGGTATGGAAGACAAGCGAGGCATTCGAGTAGAAGCTGTTTCAAAACATCATCTAAGGCCTGCTGGCTGCGTTGCAGTCCGCTTCAAAATACTCACATACGCCTATGTATGCTGCGTTTTTTCATCGGCCTGCGCCTTGCCATCAGGCCTGACCTAAAGCTTTGAAACAGCTTCTTGATAAAAGGCATGGGTATTAGGCAT comes from the Desulfobacterales bacterium genome and includes:
- a CDS encoding TatD family hydrolase; amino-acid sequence: MDSHTHLYDDSFDADRPAVLERARAAGVSRIVTVSETVEDARRNLELAGEYPELMPAAGLYPTYLDFDAADGMQAFIRRKRDQLAAIGEVGMDFWAVQEEGQREIQRRIFESFIDLSFELDLPLNVHSRSAGRHAVDLLIRKGVERVQLHAFDGKFGAAQPAVEAGYFFSVPSSIERSRQKQKLVRQLPLSCLLLETDSPVLGPDPKARNEPKNAVIALNMIAQIKDVSPEAAAEAVYDNSRRLYGDVF
- a CDS encoding class I SAM-dependent methyltransferase, giving the protein MADIVSNPEAYFEGLIPDRDALLRDLEAEAAAEEIPIVGPVVGELLFVLARATGAKHILELGAATGYSAIYLGRACEPAGGRVVTFEYDPAMAARARENIDQAGLSRTVSVRDGNALTQLGELDGQSDFVFMDIEKEDYHKALKELEPLVRPSGLLVADNTGFRDADAFNRMMHANPAWRSVQLFSFLPMHSGIYDGLCLAVRI
- the prxU gene encoding thioredoxin-dependent peroxiredoxin (Most members of this family contain a selenocysteine.), with amino-acid sequence MPTEEAVGCARPTGGPVGEPAQEKAPAGQEPFSTQEVKKMVEVGKKAPDFAAPAYYQGKFVSVNLSEYLGKWVVLCFYPGDFTFVUATEISAVAEKYKEFQNLDVEVLSMSIDSVFVHKMWNDNELSKMVDGGVPFPMLSDAGGRVGKVFGVFDEDAGVEARGRFIIDPDGVIQGYEVLTPPVGRNVAESLRQIQAFQHVRKTEGAEATPSGWRPGKTTLKPGPDLVGRVWEVWKTSEAFE